One window of Campylobacter sp. MIT 99-7217 genomic DNA carries:
- a CDS encoding adenylosuccinate lyase, producing MQIVQSLEMISVNTDDISVFNYFKDLITKNFSKILGKKYKIFSFFEENEIPQRKYFLKLLEKKCQDLDQISDLSQAYNKTFRLNFTEKNSLKPVILVKTEFIEGGIALKLSVNERLFISYIKQYFKNHECEFCTENNLLMIPYKDESTLRLFESFAGESEHLKYCVDFDIDEKEFKDFKAKVHKKEGNKWKFNALAKLFSSYFQTLECTPEDDLSKIRQKYLILVKLYHPDFHHEKSGIEKAFCREQFEKIQIAYDNLKALYKNNA from the coding sequence ATGCAAATCGTTCAAAGTCTTGAAATGATCAGTGTAAATACTGATGATATTAGTGTTTTTAATTATTTTAAGGATTTGATCACTAAAAATTTTTCTAAAATTCTAGGAAAAAAATATAAAATTTTTTCATTCTTTGAAGAAAATGAAATTCCTCAAAGGAAATATTTTTTAAAATTGCTTGAAAAAAAGTGTCAAGATTTAGATCAAATCAGTGATTTAAGTCAGGCTTATAACAAGACCTTTAGGCTTAATTTCACAGAAAAAAATTCTCTCAAGCCCGTTATCTTAGTTAAGACAGAATTTATAGAAGGTGGTATAGCCTTGAAACTAAGTGTCAATGAAAGGCTTTTTATCAGCTATATCAAACAATACTTCAAAAATCATGAATGTGAATTTTGTACTGAAAATAATCTCTTAATGATACCTTACAAAGATGAAAGCACTTTAAGGCTTTTTGAAAGTTTTGCAGGCGAGAGTGAGCATTTAAAATATTGCGTTGATTTTGATATAGATGAAAAAGAATTTAAAGATTTTAAAGCAAAAGTACACAAAAAAGAGGGTAATAAATGGAAATTTAACGCTCTAGCTAAGCTCTTTAGTTCTTACTTTCAAACGCTTGAATGCACTCCAGAAGATGATCTTAGCAAAATAAGACAAAAATATCTTATCTTAGTTAAACTCTATCACCCGGATTTTCATCACGAAAAAAGTGGTATCGAAAAGGCTTTTTGTAGAGAACAATTTGAAAAAATACAAATTGCCTATGATAATCTTAAGGCTCTTTATAAAAATAATGCTTAA